One genomic region from Corvus hawaiiensis isolate bCorHaw1 chromosome 21, bCorHaw1.pri.cur, whole genome shotgun sequence encodes:
- the FBXW5 gene encoding F-box/WD repeat-containing protein 5 isoform X1 produces the protein MDAGCPRLPDTVLFEIFLYLDHADVLSVGLVCQQWRAVARDEFLWKELFYRYYRVSRDVPRHPGAVSWYDEFQRLYDTIPCVEVQALKEHNDQVLHLSFSHSGCLFASCSKDCTVKIWSNELDISLQHSSNMRPYNWSYTQFSQFNSDDSLLLVSGVFVGPHNSSSGEIAVISMENFTLLSRVRNKPYDVFGCWLNETNLISGNLHRIGRITSCSVLWLNNAFQGIESENVNVVKRLFKIQNLNASTIRTVMVADCSRYDSPDLLLDYEEQLAASSTCPVFDLGSDSEEEEAKPKPPPEAAVQELPDAGGVPEEHGLQQLFDDIMEGRVRPAMTETELETKVAELFVRSRTKPPEPNLLPTDSNSKTKYLIFTTGCLTYSPHQIGIKRILPHQMTTAGPVLGEERRSDEFFDSLDHVIDIHGHIIGMGLSPDHRYLYVNSRAWPQDCVISDPMQPPPIAEEIDLHVFDLKTMKEVKRALRAHRAYTPNEECFFIFLDVSRDFVASGAEDRHGYIWDRHYNICLAKLQHDNVVNSVAFSPVEQELLLTASDDTTIKVWRSPRAVRVRQARRPRPRKLLFSWLMNQKS, from the exons ATGGACGCGGGCTGCCCTCGGCTCCCAGACACCGTCCTGTTCGAGATCTTTCTGTACCTGGACCACGCCGACGTGCTCTCGGTGGGGCTCGTCTGCCAGCAGTGGCGCGCCGTGGCCCGCGACGAATTCCTGTGGAAGGAGCTTTTCTATCGCTACTACCGCGTGTCCCGGGATGTGCCGCGGCACCCAG gtgcTGTCTCCTGGTATGATGAGTTCCAGAGGCTCTATGACACCATCCCTTGCGTGGAGGTGCAGGCCCTGAAGGAGCACAATGACCAAGTTTTGCACCTCAGCTTCTCCCACTCTGGCTGCCTGTTTGCATCATGCTCCAAAGACTGCACGGTCAAG ATCTGGAGCAATGAGCTGGACatctccctgcagcacagctccaacATGAGGCCGTACAACTGGAGCTACacccagttctcccagttcaACTCCGATGACTCCCTCCTGTTGGTATCCGGTGTCTTTGTGGGGCCTCACAACTCCTCCTCAGGGGAGATTGCTGTGATCAGCATGG AGAACTTCACGCTGCTTTCCAGGGTGAGGAATAAGCCGTATGATGTGTTTGGCTGCTGGCTGAATGAAACCAACTTGATATCAGGCAATCTGCATCGGATTGGGCGCATAACCTCCTGCTCGGTGCTGTGGCTGAACAATGCTTTCCAG GGCATTGAGTCTGAGAATGTGAATGTGGTGAAGAGACTGTTCAAAATCCAGAACCTGAATGCCAGCACCATCCGGACCGTGATGGTGGCCGACTGCAGCCGGTACGATTCCCCGGACCTGCTCCTGGACTACGAGGAGCAGCTGGCTGCTTCCTCCACCTGCCCAGTCTTTGATCTCGGCAGTGACAGCGAGGAAGAAGAGGCCAAGCCCAAGCCGCCTCCGGAGGCAGCCGTGCAGGAATTGCCGGATGCCGGGGGTGTGCCGGAGGAGCacgggctgcagcagctctttgaTGATATCATGGAAGGCCGCGTGAGGCCTGCCATGACCGAGACAGAGCTGGAGACAAAGGTGGCCGAGCTGTTTGTGCGCAGCAGAACTAAACCGCCCGAGCCAAACCTGCTCCCCACAGACAGCAACAGCAAGACAAAGTACTTGATCTTCACCACAGGATGCCTCACCTACTCCCCGCACCAGATAG GGATTAAAAGGATCCTGCCCCATCAGATGACGACCGCAGGGCCGGTGCTGGGGGAGGAACGGCGCTCAGATGAGTTCTTTGACTCCCTGGATCATGTCATTGACATCCACGGGCACATCATCGGCATGGGCCTCTCCCCTGACCACCG GTACCTGTACGTGAACAGCCGGGCCTGGCCCCAGGACTGCGTCATCTCAGACCCGATGCAGCCGCCTCCTATCGCTGAGGAGATCGACCTGCACGTGTTCGACCTGAAGACCATGAAGGAGGTGAAGCGAGCGCTGCGCGCGCACCGGGCCTACACACCCAACGAGGAGTGCTTCTTCATCTTCCTGGACGTCAGCAGGGACTTTGTAGCGAG CGGGGCAGAGGATCGACACGGCTACATCTGGGACCGGCACTACAACATCTGCCTGGCCAAGCTGCAGCACGACAACGTGGTGAACTCAGTGGCGTTCAGCCCggtggagcaggagctgctgctgacagccagTGACGATACCACCATCAAGGTGTGGCGGTCTCCACGGGCCGTGCGTGTCCGGCAGGCCAGGAGGCCCCGGCCCAGGAAACTGCTCTTCTCCTGGCTCATGAACCAGAAAAGCTGA
- the FBXW5 gene encoding F-box/WD repeat-containing protein 5 isoform X2 — translation MLQRLHGQGKVIWSNELDISLQHSSNMRPYNWSYTQFSQFNSDDSLLLVSGVFVGPHNSSSGEIAVISMENFTLLSRVRNKPYDVFGCWLNETNLISGNLHRIGRITSCSVLWLNNAFQGIESENVNVVKRLFKIQNLNASTIRTVMVADCSRYDSPDLLLDYEEQLAASSTCPVFDLGSDSEEEEAKPKPPPEAAVQELPDAGGVPEEHGLQQLFDDIMEGRVRPAMTETELETKVAELFVRSRTKPPEPNLLPTDSNSKTKYLIFTTGCLTYSPHQIGIKRILPHQMTTAGPVLGEERRSDEFFDSLDHVIDIHGHIIGMGLSPDHRYLYVNSRAWPQDCVISDPMQPPPIAEEIDLHVFDLKTMKEVKRALRAHRAYTPNEECFFIFLDVSRDFVASGAEDRHGYIWDRHYNICLAKLQHDNVVNSVAFSPVEQELLLTASDDTTIKVWRSPRAVRVRQARRPRPRKLLFSWLMNQKS, via the exons ATGCTCCAAAGACTGCACGGTCAAGGTAAAGTG ATCTGGAGCAATGAGCTGGACatctccctgcagcacagctccaacATGAGGCCGTACAACTGGAGCTACacccagttctcccagttcaACTCCGATGACTCCCTCCTGTTGGTATCCGGTGTCTTTGTGGGGCCTCACAACTCCTCCTCAGGGGAGATTGCTGTGATCAGCATGG AGAACTTCACGCTGCTTTCCAGGGTGAGGAATAAGCCGTATGATGTGTTTGGCTGCTGGCTGAATGAAACCAACTTGATATCAGGCAATCTGCATCGGATTGGGCGCATAACCTCCTGCTCGGTGCTGTGGCTGAACAATGCTTTCCAG GGCATTGAGTCTGAGAATGTGAATGTGGTGAAGAGACTGTTCAAAATCCAGAACCTGAATGCCAGCACCATCCGGACCGTGATGGTGGCCGACTGCAGCCGGTACGATTCCCCGGACCTGCTCCTGGACTACGAGGAGCAGCTGGCTGCTTCCTCCACCTGCCCAGTCTTTGATCTCGGCAGTGACAGCGAGGAAGAAGAGGCCAAGCCCAAGCCGCCTCCGGAGGCAGCCGTGCAGGAATTGCCGGATGCCGGGGGTGTGCCGGAGGAGCacgggctgcagcagctctttgaTGATATCATGGAAGGCCGCGTGAGGCCTGCCATGACCGAGACAGAGCTGGAGACAAAGGTGGCCGAGCTGTTTGTGCGCAGCAGAACTAAACCGCCCGAGCCAAACCTGCTCCCCACAGACAGCAACAGCAAGACAAAGTACTTGATCTTCACCACAGGATGCCTCACCTACTCCCCGCACCAGATAG GGATTAAAAGGATCCTGCCCCATCAGATGACGACCGCAGGGCCGGTGCTGGGGGAGGAACGGCGCTCAGATGAGTTCTTTGACTCCCTGGATCATGTCATTGACATCCACGGGCACATCATCGGCATGGGCCTCTCCCCTGACCACCG GTACCTGTACGTGAACAGCCGGGCCTGGCCCCAGGACTGCGTCATCTCAGACCCGATGCAGCCGCCTCCTATCGCTGAGGAGATCGACCTGCACGTGTTCGACCTGAAGACCATGAAGGAGGTGAAGCGAGCGCTGCGCGCGCACCGGGCCTACACACCCAACGAGGAGTGCTTCTTCATCTTCCTGGACGTCAGCAGGGACTTTGTAGCGAG CGGGGCAGAGGATCGACACGGCTACATCTGGGACCGGCACTACAACATCTGCCTGGCCAAGCTGCAGCACGACAACGTGGTGAACTCAGTGGCGTTCAGCCCggtggagcaggagctgctgctgacagccagTGACGATACCACCATCAAGGTGTGGCGGTCTCCACGGGCCGTGCGTGTCCGGCAGGCCAGGAGGCCCCGGCCCAGGAAACTGCTCTTCTCCTGGCTCATGAACCAGAAAAGCTGA
- the C8G gene encoding complement component C8 gamma chain, protein MAALRTLLLLGLLLTARGQRAAQRRRPPRPQSPLEKVVAQEGLSLQQLSGKWFLVGMASHCSYLAEHSHQLEATMVTVTVLDGQSLAISTFRKLDRMCWEIRQHYLPAQAPGRFLLKGRRKSSKVDVVVGEADPSSFTILYYQKGHSISVKLYGRTSLVSDAVVDKFEQHVRAVGLSEDVTYYFPTYGFCDSADEFHILDETKL, encoded by the exons ATGGCGGCCCtgcgcaccctcctgctcctcggGCTGCTCCTCACGGCGCGGGGGCAGAGGGCGGCACAGAGACGGCGGCCGCCCCGTCCCCAGAGTCCGCTGGAGAAGGTGGTGGCTCAGGAGGGGCTCAGCCTCCAGCAG CTCTCAGGGAAGTGGTTCCTGGTCGGCATGGCCTCCCACTGCAGCTAcctggcagagcacagccacCAGCTGGAGGCCACGATGGTGACGGTGACCGTCCTGGATGGGCAGAGCCTGGCCATCAGCACCTTCAGGAAGCT GGACAGGATGTGCTGGGAGATCAGGCAGCACTACCTTCCCGCGCAGGCCCCCGGACGCTTCCTGCTGAAGG GCCGTAGGAAAAGCAGTAAGGTGGATGTGGTGGTGGGTGAGGCCGACCCCAGCAGCTTCACCATCCTCTATTACCAGAAGGGCCACAGCATCTCTGTTAAGCTCTATG GACGGACCAGCCTGGTCAGTGATGCCGTCGTGGACAAGTTTGAGCAGCACGTCAGGGCTGTGGGTCTGAGTGAGGATGTGACCTACTACTTCCCCACCTACG GGTTTTGTGACTCTGCAGATGAGTTTCACATCCTTGATG AAACGAAGCTGTAG
- the LOC125336832 gene encoding lipocalin-like, which yields MQATLLGILGLALLGTLHAQDSIPVQADFQQDKFTGRWYSIGLASNSNWFKEKRHLMKMCTTIISATADGNLEVTSTYPKGDQCVTRNSLYIKTEQPGRFSYTSLRWGSKHNIHVVETNYDEYALVATQISKGTGSSTMVLLYSRTKELSPERLEMFTQFSREQGLTDDEILILPQTDKCMADAA from the exons ATGCAGGCCACACTACTCGGCATCCTGGGGCTGGCCCTGCTCGGGACACTGCACGCCCAGGACAGCATTCCTGTCCAAGCTGACTTCCAGCAGGACAAG TTCACAGGGAGATGGTACAGCATCGGCCTGGCCTCCAACTCTAACTGGTTCAAGGAGAAGAGGCACCTGATGAAGATGTGCACCACCATCATCTCCGCCACCGCAGACGGGAACCTGGAAGTTACCTCCACCTACCCCAA GGGTGACCAGTGCGTGACGAGGAACAGTCTTTACATCAAGACAGAGCAGCCAGGGCGGTTCAGCTACACCAGCCTAC gctggggcagcaaGCACAACATCCATGTGGTGGAGACCAACTATGACGAGTACGCCTTGGTGGCCACCCAGATCTCCAAGGGCACCGGTTCCTCCACCATGGTGCTGCTCTACA GCCGGACAAAGGAGCTGAGTCCCGAGCGCCTGGAGATGTTCACCCAGTTCTCCAGGGAGCAGGGCCTGACAGACGACGAGATCCTCATCCTGCCTCAGACAG ACAAATGCATGGCAGATGCTGCTTAG
- the LOC125336831 gene encoding lipocalin-15-like has product MGQDRVFCMQEGGRSSCLPGCSPQRVAGLPPQAGRFLHWAVRFFMADPHRWWKVPEEGDRSLQTAAGPLQVGTFLGCQVPLAGGRLQVPTAFPNSTGDVLGQFAGMWHVTAIASNCSIFLKMKDGMKSSMAIISFMPEGDLAMKLVWPLLDKCHKFELLFQQSGQAGHYVGAQEKRDLHVMDTDYSHYAVLHEAQHSETEPSTALQLLTREQDVSPQLLQKFMELIPTMGLTEDMLAILPKSADQCTRDIS; this is encoded by the exons ATGGGGCAGGACAGGGTGTTCTGCATGCAGGAAGGTGGCAGGTCCTCATGTTTGCCTGGCTGCTCCCCACAGAGGGTGGCAGGTCTGCCACCACAGGCTGGCAGGTTTCTACACTGGGCTGTCAGGTTCTTCATGGCAGATCCCCACAGATGGTGGAAGGTCCCTGAAGAGGGTGACAGGTCCCTACAGACAGCAGCAGGTCCACTGCAGGTTGGCACATTTCTGGGCTGCCAGGTCCCGCTAGCTGGTGGTAGGTTGCAGGTCCCCACAGCTTTTCCGAATTCCACTGGTGATGTCCTGGGGCAGTTTGCAGGGATGTGGCATGTCACAGCCATCGCTTCCAACTGCTCCATCTTCCTGAAGATGAAGGATGGGATGAAGTCATCCATGGCCATCATCAGCTTCATGCCAGAAGGGGACCTGGCCATGAAGTTGGTCTGGCCCTT gctggacaaaTGCCACAAGTTtgagctgctcttccagcaGAGCGGGCAGGCGGGGCACTACGTGG GAGCACAAGAGAAGAGGGATCTGCATGTGATGGACACAGACTACAGCCACTACGCTGTCCTGCACGAGGCCCAGCACAGTGAGACAGAGCCCAGCACGGcgctgcagctcctca CAAGGGAGCAGGATGTgagcccccagctcctgcagaagtTCATGGAGCTCATCCCCACCATGGGCCTGACTGAGGACATGCTGGCCATCCTGCCCAAGTCAG cagatCAATGCACCAGGGACATCAG CTGA
- the LCNL1 gene encoding lipocalin-like 1 protein isoform X2 — protein MRTLGLSLGLALLCLLRVQATDLGAAELDVRKVAGTWYITAMASDSKTYLEKKDQLKMAMANIEVLGDGDLKVSFAIPTPERCMKFESIYKPTGSPGEYYSTDRGNKTVKLVDTNNRSYMIVLATRQKNGETLHMLRLYSRTQWVTPKIKSQFKTLAKLNGFTDQMIWILPRQEECRLGEL, from the exons ATGAGGACCTTGGGACTGAGCCTggggctggccctgctctgcttGCTGCGTGTGCAGGCTACGGACCTGGGAGCTGCGGAGCTGGACGTGAGAAag GTTGCAGGGACATGGTACATCACTGCTATGGCCTCTGACTCCAAGACCTACCTTGAAAAAAAGGACCAGCTGAAGATGGCGATGGCCAACATTGAGGTCTTGGGGGATGGTGACCTGAAGGTCTCCTTTGCAATTCCCAC CCCTGAGAGATGTATGAAATTCGAGTCGATCTACAAGCCAACAGGCAGCCCGGGTGAATACTACAGCACTG ACAGAGGCAATAAGACGGTGAAGCTGGTGGATACCAACAACAGGTCCTACATGATTGTCCTTGCCACCAGACAGAAGAACGGGGAGACCTTGCACATGCTGAGACTTTACA GCAGAACCCAGTGGGTGACACCCAAAATCAAATCGCAGTTCAAGACACTTGCCAAGCTGAATGGCTTCACTGACCAGATGATCTGGATCTTACCCAGGCAAG AGGAATGCAGACTTGGTGAGCTGTAG
- the LCNL1 gene encoding lipocalin-like 1 protein isoform X1 produces the protein MRTLGLSLGLALLCLLRVQATDLGAAELDVRKVAGTWYITAMASDSKTYLEKKDQLKMAMANIEVLGDGDLKVSFAIPTPERCMKFESIYKPTGSPGEYYSTDRGNKTVKLVDTNNRSYMIVLATRQKNGETLHMLRLYSRTQWVTPKIKSQFKTLAKLNGFTDQMIWILPRQGSVDWLVDAPAKQCKTHALTHAQAAAPPSLFQALTQSLLVAK, from the exons ATGAGGACCTTGGGACTGAGCCTggggctggccctgctctgcttGCTGCGTGTGCAGGCTACGGACCTGGGAGCTGCGGAGCTGGACGTGAGAAag GTTGCAGGGACATGGTACATCACTGCTATGGCCTCTGACTCCAAGACCTACCTTGAAAAAAAGGACCAGCTGAAGATGGCGATGGCCAACATTGAGGTCTTGGGGGATGGTGACCTGAAGGTCTCCTTTGCAATTCCCAC CCCTGAGAGATGTATGAAATTCGAGTCGATCTACAAGCCAACAGGCAGCCCGGGTGAATACTACAGCACTG ACAGAGGCAATAAGACGGTGAAGCTGGTGGATACCAACAACAGGTCCTACATGATTGTCCTTGCCACCAGACAGAAGAACGGGGAGACCTTGCACATGCTGAGACTTTACA GCAGAACCCAGTGGGTGACACCCAAAATCAAATCGCAGTTCAAGACACTTGCCAAGCTGAATGGCTTCACTGACCAGATGATCTGGATCTTACCCAGGCAAG GAAGTGTGGATTGGCTCGTGGATGCTCCTGCCAAGCAATGCAAGACCCATGCTCTGACCCAcgcccaggctgctgctccaccATCCCTCTTCCAAGCTCTGACACAGTCCCTGCTTGTTGCCAAATAA